GCGCATGGTCGCGACCCTTACTCGAGCGGCACTCGCACTTTCGGTTGCCATGGTCGCGGGCTACGCCTTCGGATTCCGCATGACGGGTGGAGCGGGTTACGGGGTGGCTTTTGTGCTGATCGCGATGTTCCTGTGCTTAGCCGTCGCGTTGGGTGCCGATGCACTTGGGTCAAGCGCAAACAGTATCCAGGGAGCTGGCCAGCTTCTCTTCGTCCCGCAGCTCATGTTGTTTCTGCTATCCACTGGAATCGCCCCTGAGGCAACGTTTCCCGAGTGGTTGCGTCCGTTCGTCCGTAACCAACCGGTATCACAAGTCGCCGAGACCCTGCGCGGCCTTGCCGCGGGCCGAGTCGCTGGCGGAAACTTGGCGACCAGCCTTGTCTGGTGTGCAGGCATGGTGCTGGTCTTCGGCGCGGTAACCGTGCGGATGCAGAGGCGGGCCGAGTGACACAGATCCCCGAGGCAATCAGCACATTCGTGATCCAGAGCTGGGTGCATGCTGGTCGCCTCCTCACCCGATGGCGACGCGACCGTGCAGTGCTCGTGGGCTCGCTCGCGTTTCCCGTCTGTCTGCTATTTGTCTACGTTGTGGTGCTGGATGAGCGGGTGCGCAAGGTCACTGGGGTGGAGAGCGTTTACGGTCTTGTCCCAGTTTGCGCGGTTCTATCCGGGCTATTCGGGGCTTTCAGCACCGCGGTAGGGATCCAGTGGGAGCGCGAATCGGGCCTGCTCGGCAGAATGTGGATGCTGCCGGTACGCAGGGCAAGTGCACTCACCGGCCGACTAGCGGCCGAGGCTGTCCGCGCGCTTATCGGTTCGGTCTTTATCACAATCATTGGTGTGGGAATGGGCCTGCGCTTTAACCACGGCTGGCCTACCCTACTGCTCTATTGTCTGATTCCGTCAATCCTGGTTGTCGGATTTACCGCTATGGTGATGGCGATGGCCATCCGCACCAATGGACGCAGTGTCATGACCTGGCTGGTGGCCGCCACCGTGTCGATAGCTTTCCTGAATCCTGGGACAACCCCAATTGACCAATTTCCGACGTGGCTTCGTCCACTGGTCCACCTGCAACCGATGTCGCCGCCCATAGAGACAATGTGGGCGCTTGCCCATGGCGGCCCGATTTTATGGCCCCTTATGATCACTCTCATGTGGATGGTAGCGCTGCTTGTGATATTCATGCCAATGGCCGTGCGTGGCTATCGACGTGCGGCCGAATCTACAGCTTAAGCGCGCATCACGATACTGACCGTCGAATAATGGTCATTGAACTTCACGAAAAAATATTCCGTCGGCTTGCAACATTCGACCGTCGCGGGGGTCCGTGAAGCCAGGAAGCAGACCGGTCAACGTAAAACCCAGCGAGTACACCAAGTCAAGCGCCTCGCGAATAAGCATCCCCCCTTCGTACAAGGGAATGAACGACAGTTCTAATTGCATACCCACCACATGGTCGCTTATCGTTGATTGAGCGCCGGCGATAACCTGTTTTTCGAAACCTTGAACGTCGATCTTGAGAAAAACCACGCTGCTGGCCCCAAGCACTTTTGGCGTTAAACCATCAAGGCGATGAATCGGAACCTGCTCGGTGCCGATGTAGTTCGCCGGCGGAAAAGCATCTTGATGACTCTTCAGCATTGGCAAGATCGAGCTGCTCGCACCAGCATTACCCGCGACGTTGATCGAAATCATCCCGTCGACATCGCCTACCGCGCACTGCCGGCATTCCCAGAGAGGATCTTTCGACGCATTTCGGAGGAGTAGAGAAAACGTCTCCGAAAGCGGCTCGAATGACACAATGCGGCCCGTGTATGCCGCCATGCGCAGATCACTAGCATATTGGCCCGAGTTCGCGCCGATATCAATAACCGTATCTACGCGATGGGCTTCAAGCTGCTTGACGAACTGGCGCTTCCAACCTGTTTCGGAATAGGGCCGAGTTACTTCAAATATGGTATTTCGCGCGATCAAACCACCCCTGCGAAAAAAATTCACGGCGCCACATTAACACGGCGCGC
This Mycobacterium simiae DNA region includes the following protein-coding sequences:
- a CDS encoding ABC transporter permease, whose product is MSALAALTERSLMAAARDGGLLFELLSPIGYLAGFSVALHGLVNTGGITYAQYLVPAVVVQSVVFVGLLTADRAARDHLLGLGQRLGTLPISAAVPVSARMVATLTRAALALSVAMVAGYAFGFRMTGGAGYGVAFVLIAMFLCLAVALGADALGSSANSIQGAGQLLFVPQLMLFLLSTGIAPEATFPEWLRPFVRNQPVSQVAETLRGLAAGRVAGGNLATSLVWCAGMVLVFGAVTVRMQRRAE
- a CDS encoding ABC transporter permease — its product is MTQIPEAISTFVIQSWVHAGRLLTRWRRDRAVLVGSLAFPVCLLFVYVVVLDERVRKVTGVESVYGLVPVCAVLSGLFGAFSTAVGIQWERESGLLGRMWMLPVRRASALTGRLAAEAVRALIGSVFITIIGVGMGLRFNHGWPTLLLYCLIPSILVVGFTAMVMAMAIRTNGRSVMTWLVAATVSIAFLNPGTTPIDQFPTWLRPLVHLQPMSPPIETMWALAHGGPILWPLMITLMWMVALLVIFMPMAVRGYRRAAESTA
- a CDS encoding FkbM family methyltransferase; the encoded protein is MNFFRRGGLIARNTIFEVTRPYSETGWKRQFVKQLEAHRVDTVIDIGANSGQYASDLRMAAYTGRIVSFEPLSETFSLLLRNASKDPLWECRQCAVGDVDGMISINVAGNAGASSSILPMLKSHQDAFPPANYIGTEQVPIHRLDGLTPKVLGASSVVFLKIDVQGFEKQVIAGAQSTISDHVVGMQLELSFIPLYEGGMLIREALDLVYSLGFTLTGLLPGFTDPRDGRMLQADGIFFREVQ